From a single Anomaloglossus baeobatrachus isolate aAnoBae1 chromosome 4, aAnoBae1.hap1, whole genome shotgun sequence genomic region:
- the LOC142302748 gene encoding olfactory receptor 1G1-like, giving the protein MTTIIQNCTTRNDFYLVGFSNYPDLQLALFLGLFFTYFICILGNLIILIIVCLSSKLHTPMYFFLCNLSVLDMIYVSVISPKVLAITITKDNEISNSQCLLQLFLYVFCVGTEFFLLAAMAYDRYVAICVPLRYILLMNKWICSILAFLSWNVGAINALVHTLLISKLSFSDSTEINHIFCHMMSILKLSCVDSTHIRLLITVNGITLGFICMILIFASYTHIISSILKMKTSSGRQKAFSRCSSHITIVLLFCLSSLSLNMKAESEQSQEQDKLLTMICVAVVPMLNPLVYSLRNNDVIKALKNII; this is encoded by the coding sequence ATGACCACAATTATCCAGAATTGTACAACACGCAACGATTTTTACTTGGTGGGATTTTCTAACTATCCTGATCTTCAGCTTGCATTATTCCTTGGGCTCTTTTTCACATATTTTATCTGCATATTAGGAAACCTTATCATTCTCATCATTGTATGCCTGTCTTCCAAACTCCATACTCCAATGTATTTCTTTTTGTGTAACCTGTCGGTACTTGACATGATCTACGTCTCCGTCATCTCACCAAAAGTGTTAGCCATAACGATTACTAAGGACAATGAAATATCGAATTCTCAATGCCTTCTTCAATTATTCCTGTATGTCTTCTGCGTTGGGACTGAGTTCTTCTTATTGGCGGCTATGGCTTACGACAGATATGTGGCGATTTGTGTTCCGCTGCGTTACATCCTTCTCATGAATAAGTGGATATGTTCCATACTCGCCTTCTTATCTTGGAATGTGGGTGCCATCAATGCTTTGGTGCACACCTTACTAATATCAAAGTTATCATTCTCAGATTCCACGGAGATCAATCATATTTTCTGCCATATGATGTCCATCTTGAAACTGTCTTGTGTTGACAGCACACATATTCGACTTTTAATAACGGTGAATGGGATCACTTTGGGATTTATTTGCATGATACTAATTTTTGCCTCCTATACACACATCATATCTTCTATACTGAAAATGAAAACATCATCAGGAAGGCAAAAGGCTTTCTCAAGATGCTCCTCTCATATTACCATTGTGCTCTTATTTTGCTTGTCATCTCTCAGCCTGAATATGAAAGCCGAATCTGAACAGTCCCAAGAACAGGACAAGCTGCTGACCATGATTTGTGTTGCTGTAGTTCCAATGTTAAACCCACTCGTATACAGCTTGAGGAATAACGATGTTATAAAAGCTTTAAAAAACataatttaa